The genomic DNA TCAAGGCGAATGGTTATTCTACGGGAGCCTTTGGCAAATGGCACAATGGGGAAAGTTATCCGCATCATCCCAACGGGCAGGGCTTCGATGAGTTCATCGGCTTTTGTGCAGGGCACTGGAACAATTATTTTGACACGCCACTCGAGCGAAACGGCGAAGTCTTTCAGTCGGAAGGGTTCATCATCGATACCCTGACGGATTACGCCATCGACTGGATGAAGAAGCAAAACGAAGCGAATCAGCCTTGGTTCTGTTATGTCCCTTACAATACGCCGCACACTCCCTGGCAGGTGCCTGAGAAGTTTTGGAAAAAATATCAGGGCAAGGGGCTGGAGCCAGCAACCGCCTGTGCCTATGCAATGGTTGAGAATATTGATTTCAATATGGGACGTCTGCTGGAATGTGTAGATGATTTACAGCAGCGTGAAAATACCATCGTCATTTTTATGACCGATAACGGAGCCAATACCAATCGATACAATGCTGGTATGCGCGGCCGAAAAGGCTCGAATCATGAAGGAGGAACACGGGTGCCATTATTTATTCGGTATCCGAATGTGATTCCTGCAGGCCTGAAGGTTGAAGAGATCACCGCTCACATTGACATCCTGCCGACGCTGGTCGAGTTGACTGGAAGCAAGTCAATTCCGACAAAACCACTCGATGGCAAAAGTCTTGTTCCATTGATTCATGAGCAAGCCGAGACCGTCGATAAGATCTGGCCTGAGCGGACTTTGTTTACTGTCTGGAAAGGTAAAGGAGCTGCCCGAACTCAGAAGTGGCGAGCAGTTATGGGAGGGAAATCTGGCTGGATGTTATTCGATATGCAAGACGATCCCGGCGAAACCAACAATGTCGCTGAAAAATATCCGCAAGTCATAAGAGAACTTGCAATGCAGTACGAACAATGGTGGGCGGATGTCAGTCAGGAGGGATTCGATCCAATTCCAACTGTCGTTGGACATTCCGATCGACCAGAAACTTCTCTCTCCGCACATTATTCTTATCTCGAACCTGCTCAAGGGCAGGGGATCAGTTATCAGGGGGCGAATGGCTGGGCGAACGACTATGTGACCAACTGGACGAGTGCAGACGCCTATGCCAGGTGGCCGGTTGAAGTGGTCAATTCTGGTCAGTATGAAGTTTCAATTGATTACATCGCCGATGAAGAGGCGGTGGGATCCGAGTTGCAGGCGGAAGTGGCTGCTCAGAAAGCTTCCGTGACCGTTAATCAAGTTCATAATCCACCAGTCATCCCTTCTCCAGATCGCATTCCCCGTAAAGAAGTTTATGCTAAGGATTGGAAGCGATTGAAAGTCGGCATGCTGAATGTGGATCAGACTGGAACATTCGATCTGAAATTGAAAGGTCTTTCCAAGCCGGGAAAACAGTTTCCAGAGATCAAAACCATCATCCTCAAACGGATCGTTGATTGAAAACTACACCAGTAGGACAGGCACGAGCCTGTCTGGAAAACATCGACCTCAAACGATAAGAATGAAATCATTTCATCAGACAGAAAATGAAAACTATGAAAAATAAGGTAACGCTCCTGTTGTGTTTATTCGCGATGTGGACTGCACCACCGTTGACTGAAGCTGCAAGAAAGAATGTTGTGCTCTTCATTGCCGATGATCATGGTTTTCAAATCGGTGCTTATGGTGATGAAGTCGCCAAGTCGCCCGGGTTGGACCGACTGGCAGCAGAAGGGACGAAGTTCACGAATGCTTATTGTACAACCGCTAGTTGCTCTGCCAGTCGTTCGGTGATTATGACGGGGCTCTACAATCATGCGACAGGCCATTATGGCCATGCTCACGGATATAATCATTTCGGGACCTATCAGTCGGTAGTCCCGTTAACGAAACATCTCGATGCGGCTGGTTATCGCACCTGTTCAATTGGCAAATATCATCTGGCTCCTTCAGATGTTTATTACTTCGAAAGCTATGAAAACAAAGGGATAAAAGGAGGATCCCGTAATCCAGTTGCCATGGCCAATAATGCAGGAGAATGGATTAAAAAAGAGGATGATCGTCCTTTCTTCCTCTATTTCTGCACGTCCGATCCCCATCGTGGCGGAGGGCCCGGAAACTTTGCGAATTTTAATAATCGTGACAACCCGTATCCGGAAACTGAGCGAAATCAGTTCAAAGCGGACGACATGATCGTCCCCCCCTGGCTGCCGGAGACGCAGGAAGTTAAGGAGGAGTTAGCCGAGTATTATCAGGCCTGTAATCGAGTTGATCAGGGAGTGCAAAAACTCTTTGAAATTCTTGAAGAGACGGGACATCTCGATGATACGCTGTTTATTTTCACCAGCGACAACGGTCCTCCATTTCCGGGAGCAAAGACGAACCTCTATCAACCCGGTGCAAACTTGCCATTTATTGTGAGAGATCCTGATCAGAAAACTAAAGGTCTGACGACAGATGCCGTGATCAACTGGACCGATATCACACCCTCGATTCTCGAATACTGCGATGTCACACCCAAGAAATATCCACCTTTAAGAACGACGGAAGTCGGGGCACCGACTCCAAAAGGGAAAGAGGTTCCCTACAAATTTCATGGACGTTCGTTTCTGCCCGTGCTGACTCAGGAACATCCTGAGAATTGGGACAACACCTTCATGTCGCACACGTTTCATGAAATTACGATGTACTATCCGATGCGGGTTGTGATTGAAGGGGATTACAAACTGATCTTCAACATCGCTCACCAGTTGCCCTATCCGAATGCTTCGGATTTATTTGCATCTCCGACCTGGCAAAGTGCTTTGAAGCGAGACGAGAAAACCTTCGGCCAGAAGACGATTTACGATTATGAAAATCGCCCCCGCTTCGAGTTGTACAATATCGCTGAAGATCCTTACGAGGGGAAGAATCTTTCGTTTGATCCAGAGCATCAGGAAAAACTGAAACACTTGCAGGAGAAGTTGCAGGCGTTTCAGAAGCAGACGAAAGATCCATGGGAATTGAAATGGCGTTATGAATGATAGGCAATCGGCTTTTGTCCAACGAGTAATTTCTTCTCAACCTGACTACACATAAAGACTGACTCACAACGAATAGGAACCCACGATGCGACTTCAAATGATTGCCATTCTGATCGTTATGTTGAGTACTAGTTTTGTTCAAGCCGCAGAGCGTCCGAATATTCTTTGGATTTATCTGGAAGATGTCAGTGGCTGGTTCAGCTGTTATGGCGATCAGATTATCGAGACACCGAACATCGATGCCCTGGCAAAATCAGGAGTGAGATACAATCGTTTCTACACACCTGCTGGCGTCTGTTCGGCAACTCGCTCGGCCATAATTACGGGGTATATGCAAACCTCGATTGGGGCACACAATCATCGCAGTTGTCGGGCTGAGTTCCGGGGGCAGTCGATGGGTGAGTATGACAAAAACGTCTTGCCGGATTATGCAACTCCGCTTCCTATCCGGTTCCGTGAAGCGGGGTACTGGACTTTCAATGATGGTGGTAAGGACGATTACAACTTCGAATGGAGCAAGGAAGCGTTTTACGATTATGAACGGAGTCGCGGGGGGTGGAGAACGGATAATTTTGTAGCCGGGAATTGCTGGAAGGGAAAACCAGAGGATCGGCCTTTCTTTGGACAGATTCAACTCGGTGGTGGCAAACTTGGGAACAAGGCTCCTCAGGTGATTGACCCGGCTATTGTTCCAGTGCCGCCGTATTATCCCGATGTCCCCATCGTTCGAGAAGAGATCGCTCATCATTACGATTGTTTACTGAAAACCGATGCAGAAGTCGGCGAAGTGATTGCTGCTCTCAAGCGGGATGGTTTGTATGAGAATACGCTTATTTTCCTGTTCAGCGATCACGGAATGAAACTGCATCGGCATAAACAATTCCTGTTCGAAGGCGGAATTCACATGCCTCTCATTGTTGCCGGTCCTGGTGTTGAGGCTGGTAAAGTGACGGATGAGTTGGTGAGTGGAATCGATATCTCCGCGGCTAGTTTGGCGGCAGCTGGAATTGCAATCCCAGAGAAGATGGAAGGCAAAAACTTTCTTGGAAAGCGGCATCAGGAAAGGCAGT from Rubinisphaera italica includes the following:
- a CDS encoding sulfatase family protein: MKNKVTLLLCLFAMWTAPPLTEAARKNVVLFIADDHGFQIGAYGDEVAKSPGLDRLAAEGTKFTNAYCTTASCSASRSVIMTGLYNHATGHYGHAHGYNHFGTYQSVVPLTKHLDAAGYRTCSIGKYHLAPSDVYYFESYENKGIKGGSRNPVAMANNAGEWIKKEDDRPFFLYFCTSDPHRGGGPGNFANFNNRDNPYPETERNQFKADDMIVPPWLPETQEVKEELAEYYQACNRVDQGVQKLFEILEETGHLDDTLFIFTSDNGPPFPGAKTNLYQPGANLPFIVRDPDQKTKGLTTDAVINWTDITPSILEYCDVTPKKYPPLRTTEVGAPTPKGKEVPYKFHGRSFLPVLTQEHPENWDNTFMSHTFHEITMYYPMRVVIEGDYKLIFNIAHQLPYPNASDLFASPTWQSALKRDEKTFGQKTIYDYENRPRFELYNIAEDPYEGKNLSFDPEHQEKLKHLQEKLQAFQKQTKDPWELKWRYE
- a CDS encoding sulfatase family protein; translated protein: MRLQMIAILIVMLSTSFVQAAERPNILWIYLEDVSGWFSCYGDQIIETPNIDALAKSGVRYNRFYTPAGVCSATRSAIITGYMQTSIGAHNHRSCRAEFRGQSMGEYDKNVLPDYATPLPIRFREAGYWTFNDGGKDDYNFEWSKEAFYDYERSRGGWRTDNFVAGNCWKGKPEDRPFFGQIQLGGGKLGNKAPQVIDPAIVPVPPYYPDVPIVREEIAHHYDCLLKTDAEVGEVIAALKRDGLYENTLIFLFSDHGMKLHRHKQFLFEGGIHMPLIVAGPGVEAGKVTDELVSGIDISAASLAAAGIAIPEKMEGKNFLGKRHQERQYVFAARDRCDYTIEKIRAVVSPRFKYLRNYLNDRPYMQPSYKDSWEVSQKFREMMAEGKMNEAQLVFFDDSKPAEEFYDLKNDPHEIHNLANDPKFQKQLEQHRAALQQWIEETGDQGQDTESEIGLRCVLKRWGEKCVNLEYDAVRDKN
- a CDS encoding arylsulfatase gives rise to the protein MTLIAGSLFIGNAVFAKSPNVLLIITDDQGYGDVTSHGNPDIHTPVHDQLASEGVRFDRYYVSPVCAPTRAALLTGRYHPRTGVHGVTRGHEVMREDEVTIAEVLKANGYSTGAFGKWHNGESYPHHPNGQGFDEFIGFCAGHWNNYFDTPLERNGEVFQSEGFIIDTLTDYAIDWMKKQNEANQPWFCYVPYNTPHTPWQVPEKFWKKYQGKGLEPATACAYAMVENIDFNMGRLLECVDDLQQRENTIVIFMTDNGANTNRYNAGMRGRKGSNHEGGTRVPLFIRYPNVIPAGLKVEEITAHIDILPTLVELTGSKSIPTKPLDGKSLVPLIHEQAETVDKIWPERTLFTVWKGKGAARTQKWRAVMGGKSGWMLFDMQDDPGETNNVAEKYPQVIRELAMQYEQWWADVSQEGFDPIPTVVGHSDRPETSLSAHYSYLEPAQGQGISYQGANGWANDYVTNWTSADAYARWPVEVVNSGQYEVSIDYIADEEAVGSELQAEVAAQKASVTVNQVHNPPVIPSPDRIPRKEVYAKDWKRLKVGMLNVDQTGTFDLKLKGLSKPGKQFPEIKTIILKRIVD